Proteins encoded in a region of the Myxococcales bacterium genome:
- the lnt gene encoding apolipoprotein N-acyltransferase: MALAGIAATSIILATPPHDLWPLALLGTAALYLAVTAARRRTAMATAWLAGFAINLVGNGWALDVMGRFAGAGPGSSWLVLVITAAYQASVFALAGLATSWLQRARVSPLLAAPLTFALAEAVIPFVFPWYLGMAVVPAWPLIQVAELGGPPAVTALIVLIGGVLVEGARALATRQRPARAVQLAAAIAVGVIALGGLRAWHVARTRTAAPTLRVAVIQPNFGLVPIKRREVEGANLLETLREATERAGDQGAELVVWPESAFPFLFDRAQTQIYPSGHPWDLRGRYRGRLLFGALSHPFGEAHVFNSAVLVAGDGAIRGTYDKVRLVVFGEYIPMRDRFPAWAARLRARTPDWPDIQPGLGPRVLTDGDLRIGPLICYEDILPDHVAAMGRAGDPNLLVTVANHAWFGASAAPHQALALATLRAVELRRDLVRASNTGVSSIGDALGRVHRRGRLVDVDPARPPGVDVLIDDVRLVDGFALGPWSVPAFPWACALALVAATARARRRRPR; encoded by the coding sequence GTGGCGCTCGCGGGCATCGCGGCGACCTCGATCATCCTGGCCACGCCGCCGCACGACCTCTGGCCGCTGGCGCTGCTCGGCACCGCGGCGCTGTACCTGGCGGTGACGGCCGCCCGCCGCCGCACGGCGATGGCGACCGCGTGGCTGGCCGGGTTCGCGATCAACCTGGTCGGCAATGGCTGGGCGCTCGACGTGATGGGCCGCTTCGCCGGCGCGGGCCCCGGCTCGAGCTGGCTGGTGCTGGTCATCACCGCGGCGTACCAGGCGTCGGTGTTCGCGCTCGCCGGCCTCGCCACCTCGTGGCTGCAGCGCGCGCGCGTGTCACCGCTGCTCGCGGCGCCGCTGACGTTCGCGCTGGCCGAGGCGGTCATCCCGTTCGTGTTCCCCTGGTACCTCGGCATGGCGGTGGTGCCGGCGTGGCCGCTGATCCAGGTGGCCGAGCTCGGCGGCCCACCCGCGGTGACGGCGCTGATCGTCCTCATCGGCGGCGTCCTGGTCGAGGGCGCCCGCGCCCTGGCGACGCGCCAGCGCCCCGCCCGGGCGGTGCAGCTCGCGGCGGCGATCGCGGTCGGCGTGATCGCGCTCGGCGGGCTGCGCGCGTGGCACGTCGCGCGGACGCGGACGGCGGCGCCGACGCTGCGGGTCGCGGTGATCCAGCCGAACTTCGGGCTGGTGCCGATCAAGCGCCGCGAGGTCGAGGGCGCGAACCTGCTCGAGACCCTGCGCGAGGCCACCGAGCGCGCGGGCGATCAGGGCGCCGAGCTGGTGGTGTGGCCCGAGAGCGCGTTCCCGTTCCTGTTCGATCGCGCCCAGACCCAGATCTACCCCAGCGGCCACCCCTGGGACCTGCGCGGCCGCTACCGCGGCCGGCTGCTGTTCGGCGCGCTGTCGCACCCGTTCGGCGAGGCCCACGTGTTCAACAGCGCCGTGCTGGTCGCCGGCGACGGCGCCATCCGCGGCACCTACGACAAGGTCCGGCTGGTCGTGTTCGGTGAGTACATCCCGATGCGCGATCGGTTCCCGGCGTGGGCGGCGCGGCTGCGCGCCCGCACCCCCGACTGGCCCGACATCCAGCCCGGCCTCGGGCCCCGGGTGCTCACCGACGGCGACCTGCGGATCGGCCCGCTGATCTGCTACGAGGACATCCTGCCCGATCACGTCGCCGCGATGGGCCGCGCCGGCGATCCCAACCTGCTGGTCACCGTCGCCAACCACGCCTGGTTCGGCGCCAGCGCCGCGCCCCACCAGGCCCTGGCGCTGGCGACCTTGCGCGCGGTCGAGCTCCGCCGCGATCTGGTGCGCGCCAGCAACACCGGCGTCAGCTCGATCGGCGACGCGCTCGGCCGGGTCCACCGCCGCGGCCGCCTGGTCGACGTCGATCCCGCGCGCCCGCCGGGCGTCGACGTGCTGATCGACGACGTCCGCCTCGTCGACGGCTTCGCGCTGGGGCCGTGGTCGGTGCCAGCGTTCCCGTGGGCGTGCGCGCTGGCCCTGGTCGCGGCGACGGCGCGCGCGCGGCGACGGCGCCCGCGC
- a CDS encoding 6-phosphofructokinase produces the protein MTTLQRIGILTSGGDAPGMNAAVRAATLVARAAGVDVVGIERGYRGLLEDAVVPLTATEVGSILREGGTMLGSARCKEFHERPVRDRARAILRARGIDGLVVIGGNGSLTGAQALADPDEAGPDAPRVVGIPASIDNDLGLTGLSIGVDTAMNTIVEACDKIADTATAHDRTFIIEVMGRDCGYLAMTSAIAAGADLALFPEAGRSEAAIVDSIVDTVLAVRQRARRSRRVIIIKAEGVAIAIDRLKSLVDARLCERVPGTDPSSIETRVTVLGHVVRGGRPSAFDRLLGSRLANVAVRGLLAGATQKMAAWMPPIDLPEEIGTRSPADPYCWLVDLGAVLAETDNLLRGRSPLARWRAGAFDDIEDALLL, from the coding sequence ATGACCACGCTGCAGCGCATCGGCATCCTCACCAGCGGCGGCGACGCCCCCGGGATGAACGCGGCGGTCCGCGCCGCCACGCTCGTGGCCCGGGCCGCCGGGGTCGACGTCGTCGGCATCGAGCGCGGCTACCGCGGCCTGCTCGAGGACGCGGTCGTGCCGCTGACCGCGACCGAGGTCGGCAGCATCCTGCGCGAGGGCGGCACGATGCTGGGCTCGGCGCGGTGCAAGGAGTTCCACGAGCGGCCGGTGCGCGATCGAGCCCGCGCGATCCTGCGCGCACGCGGCATCGACGGCCTGGTCGTGATCGGCGGCAACGGCTCGCTGACCGGCGCCCAGGCGCTGGCCGACCCCGACGAGGCCGGCCCCGACGCGCCGCGCGTGGTCGGCATCCCGGCGTCGATCGACAACGACCTCGGCCTGACCGGCCTGTCGATCGGCGTCGACACCGCGATGAACACGATCGTCGAGGCCTGCGACAAGATCGCCGACACCGCGACCGCCCACGATCGCACGTTCATCATCGAGGTCATGGGCCGCGACTGCGGCTACCTGGCGATGACCTCGGCCATCGCCGCCGGCGCCGACCTGGCGCTGTTCCCCGAGGCCGGCCGCTCCGAGGCGGCGATCGTCGACTCGATCGTCGACACGGTCCTGGCGGTGCGGCAGCGCGCGCGCCGGTCGCGCCGGGTCATCATCATCAAGGCCGAGGGCGTGGCCATCGCGATCGATCGCCTGAAGTCGCTGGTCGACGCCCGGCTGTGCGAGCGGGTGCCCGGCACCGACCCGTCGTCGATCGAGACCCGGGTCACCGTGCTGGGCCACGTGGTCCGCGGCGGCCGCCCGTCGGCGTTCGATCGCCTGCTCGGCAGCCGCCTGGCCAACGTCGCGGTCCGCGGGCTGCTGGCCGGCGCCACCCAGAAGATGGCCGCGTGGATGCCACCGATCGATCTACCCGAGGAGATCGGCACGCGCTCGCCGGCCGATCCCTACTGCTGGCTGGTCGACCTGGGCGCGGTCCTGGCCGAGACCGACAACCTGCTGCGCGGCCGCAGCCCGCTGGCCCGCTGGCGCGCCGGCGCGTTCGACGACATCGAGGACGCGCTCTTGCTGTGA
- a CDS encoding crotonase/enoyl-CoA hydratase family protein, whose translation MPIHVESSGPVATVVIDRPDVKNAVDRPTADALAEAFRAFDADPDARVAVLFGDHGTFCAGADLKAISAGRGNRVAVDGDGPMGPTRMVLTKPVIAAIAGHAVAGGLELALWCDLRVAEDDAILGVFCRRWGVPLIDGGTIRLPRVIGMGRALDLILTGRAVTAAEALAMGLVNRVVPKGTARAAAEALAHELAALPQGALRGDRLSAYEQWDLDVPAALTNELDHGGRALMEGVAGAARFAGGAGRHGGEA comes from the coding sequence GTGCCCATCCACGTCGAGTCCAGCGGTCCCGTCGCCACCGTCGTGATCGATCGCCCCGACGTCAAGAACGCGGTCGATCGCCCCACCGCCGACGCGCTGGCCGAGGCGTTCCGCGCGTTCGACGCCGATCCCGACGCGCGCGTCGCCGTGCTCTTCGGCGATCACGGCACGTTCTGCGCCGGCGCCGACCTCAAGGCGATCAGCGCCGGGCGCGGCAACCGGGTCGCGGTCGACGGCGACGGGCCGATGGGGCCGACCCGGATGGTCCTGACCAAGCCGGTGATCGCCGCGATCGCCGGCCACGCCGTCGCGGGCGGGCTCGAGCTGGCGCTCTGGTGCGATCTGCGGGTGGCCGAGGACGACGCGATCCTGGGTGTGTTCTGCCGCCGCTGGGGCGTGCCGTTGATCGACGGCGGCACGATCCGCCTGCCGCGGGTGATCGGCATGGGCCGGGCGCTCGATCTGATCCTGACCGGGCGCGCGGTGACCGCGGCCGAGGCCCTGGCGATGGGCCTGGTCAACCGGGTCGTGCCCAAGGGCACCGCGCGGGCTGCGGCCGAGGCCCTGGCCCACGAGCTGGCGGCGCTGCCGCAGGGCGCGCTGCGCGGCGATCGCCTGAGCGCGTACGAGCAGTGGGATCTCGACGTGCCCGCGGCGCTGACCAACGAGCTCGATCACGGCGGTCGGGCGCTGATGGAGGGCGTGGCCGGCGCGGCGCGCTTCGCCGGCGGCGCCGGGCGCCACGGCGGCGAGGCGTGA
- a CDS encoding serine/threonine protein kinase, translating into MATDSDPDETLTLGPLELPAPVVELPTPCFAERYQLGAELARGGLANIRAAHDVVLDRQVAVKQLRDRDPGLAVRFLREARLTSRLVHPSIVPIYDLGLDADGVPSYAMKWVEGQPLSKAIAACGSLDERLALIPAVVAIADAVAYAHSQRVIHRDLKPANVIIGAFGEVVVIDWGLALPFDQAEAPMAPRATPADPRLTSLGSVLGTPCYMPPEQARGDRVDLRADIYALGALLYQLVAMTAPYDQSGAHSAHTDDPVWKQVIAGPPRPIAVVEPAVPAELATIIDRAMARAPADRYPSASALATELTSFLTHQTSRRLAVAACDRVDELGATLARLDGTSAPAVAEIYRLADVARFGLDEALATWPTNPAAQHGLGRLRAALFDFELERDNLPAATALATELPGDRARQAALARRREVMGAQQAATAASVHARDQRVGLRERTVVYVSLLVLMVGMFIQTLVAGADLGHQPDPVTLRRNAAVALAVVVIASALGRRGIFGNAVSAAAGRMIITVIAALVASRTFGLHVGLPAATMMTLDLIMATAVMVTYGRLLAAAPLALAAAAAAIWPVTTRLAFNLSVFVCGLVLIAAWRREARAAAADAAR; encoded by the coding sequence GTGGCCACGGACTCCGACCCTGACGAGACCCTGACGCTCGGTCCGCTCGAGCTGCCGGCGCCGGTGGTCGAGCTGCCGACGCCGTGCTTCGCCGAGCGCTACCAGCTCGGGGCCGAGCTGGCCCGCGGCGGCCTCGCGAACATCCGCGCCGCCCACGACGTCGTGCTCGATCGCCAGGTCGCGGTCAAGCAGCTGCGCGACCGCGACCCCGGCCTGGCGGTGCGGTTCCTGCGCGAGGCCCGCCTGACCAGCCGCCTGGTCCACCCCAGCATCGTGCCGATCTACGACCTCGGCCTCGACGCCGACGGCGTGCCGTCGTACGCGATGAAGTGGGTCGAGGGCCAGCCGCTGTCGAAGGCGATCGCGGCGTGCGGCTCGCTCGACGAACGCCTGGCGTTGATCCCGGCCGTGGTCGCGATCGCCGACGCCGTCGCCTACGCCCACAGCCAGCGGGTCATCCACCGCGACCTCAAGCCGGCCAACGTGATCATCGGCGCGTTCGGCGAGGTCGTCGTGATCGACTGGGGCCTGGCGCTCCCGTTCGATCAGGCCGAGGCGCCGATGGCGCCGCGCGCGACCCCGGCGGATCCGCGCCTGACCTCGCTCGGCAGCGTGCTGGGCACGCCCTGCTACATGCCGCCCGAGCAGGCCCGCGGCGATCGGGTCGATCTACGCGCCGACATCTACGCGCTGGGCGCGCTCCTGTACCAGCTCGTGGCCATGACCGCGCCCTACGACCAGAGCGGCGCCCACTCGGCCCACACCGACGATCCGGTCTGGAAGCAGGTCATCGCCGGACCGCCGCGACCGATCGCCGTGGTCGAGCCGGCGGTGCCGGCGGAGCTGGCGACGATCATCGACCGCGCGATGGCGCGGGCGCCGGCCGATCGGTACCCGTCGGCGTCAGCGCTCGCCACCGAGCTCACCAGCTTCCTCACCCACCAGACCTCGCGCCGGCTGGCGGTCGCGGCGTGCGACCGCGTCGACGAGCTGGGCGCGACCCTGGCGCGGCTCGACGGGACCTCGGCGCCCGCGGTCGCCGAGATCTACCGGCTGGCCGACGTGGCGCGGTTCGGCCTCGACGAGGCCCTGGCGACGTGGCCCACCAACCCCGCGGCCCAGCACGGCCTGGGCCGGCTGCGCGCCGCGCTGTTCGACTTCGAGCTCGAGCGCGACAACCTCCCCGCGGCGACGGCGCTGGCGACCGAGCTGCCGGGTGACCGCGCTCGCCAGGCCGCGCTGGCGCGGCGGCGCGAGGTGATGGGCGCGCAGCAGGCGGCGACCGCCGCGTCGGTGCACGCGCGCGATCAGCGGGTCGGCCTGCGCGAGCGCACGGTCGTCTACGTCAGCCTGCTCGTCCTGATGGTCGGCATGTTCATCCAGACGCTGGTGGCGGGCGCCGACCTGGGGCACCAGCCCGATCCCGTGACGCTCCGCCGCAACGCCGCGGTGGCGCTGGCCGTCGTCGTGATCGCGTCGGCGCTGGGGCGGCGCGGCATTTTCGGCAACGCGGTGTCGGCCGCGGCCGGGCGCATGATCATCACGGTGATCGCCGCGCTGGTCGCCAGCCGCACTTTCGGGCTCCACGTCGGCCTGCCCGCGGCGACGATGATGACGCTCGATCTGATCATGGCGACCGCGGTGATGGTGACCTACGGCCGCCTGCTCGCCGCCGCGCCGCTGGCGCTGGCCGCGGCCGCGGCCGCGATCTGGCCGGTGACCACGCGCCTGGCGTTCAACCTGTCGGTGTTCGTGTGCGGGCTGGTGCTGATCGCGGCGTGGCGCCGCGAGGCCCGCGCCGCCGCCGCCGACGCGGCGCGGTGA
- a CDS encoding scramblase has product MDNSLVPAADAAIAPFVRSNRLSVRQRKRWLEILTSLDARNTYAVYDEAGSPVFNVQEQGRGFGSLLKRLFLTSFRPFRSHVEDVTAGRQILALRRPFRFMFHRLEVSTPDGQLLGALQKRWTWFRRKYTVEGANGEELATLFGPFWRPWTFKILLPGQEHEVGLIQKKWSGLAKEMFTQADNFWVEFGGVADPRLRALLFSATVLIDVVHFERG; this is encoded by the coding sequence GTGGACAACTCCTTGGTTCCCGCGGCCGACGCCGCGATCGCCCCATTCGTGCGCTCGAACCGGCTGTCGGTGCGCCAGCGCAAGCGCTGGCTCGAGATCCTGACCTCGCTCGACGCCCGCAACACCTACGCGGTGTACGACGAGGCCGGCAGCCCGGTCTTCAACGTGCAGGAGCAAGGCCGGGGCTTCGGCAGCTTGCTCAAGCGCCTGTTCCTGACCTCGTTCCGGCCGTTCCGCTCGCACGTCGAGGACGTCACCGCCGGTCGCCAGATTCTGGCCCTGCGACGCCCGTTCCGGTTCATGTTCCACCGGCTCGAGGTCTCGACGCCCGACGGCCAGCTGCTCGGCGCGCTGCAGAAGCGCTGGACCTGGTTCCGCCGCAAGTACACGGTCGAGGGCGCCAACGGTGAGGAGCTGGCCACGCTGTTCGGCCCGTTCTGGCGGCCGTGGACGTTCAAGATCCTGCTGCCGGGGCAGGAGCATGAGGTCGGCCTGATCCAGAAGAAGTGGAGCGGCCTGGCCAAGGAGATGTTCACCCAGGCCGACAATTTCTGGGTCGAGTTCGGCGGCGTCGCCGATCCCCGGCTGCGCGCGCTGCTGTTCTCGGCGACGGTCCTGATCGACGTCGTCCACTTCGAGCGCGGGTGA
- a CDS encoding CDGSH iron-sulfur domain-containing protein: MAQDEIERVESDDVELSFEARRCIHSRACVLGRPDVFVPNVAGAWLHPERATADELAALAQSCPSGAITYRRKDGKPDERPPIVNLVRVREHGPLAFHGDLRIADEAPRLRATLCRCGASKRKPYCDGSHTAAGFQATGEPASVDAPALAVRDGDVEIQPHKNGPLQVTGNLELVTGTGRTCGRVTETWLCRCGHSQNKPYCDGSHTRAGFEADGS; the protein is encoded by the coding sequence ATGGCCCAAGACGAGATCGAGCGAGTCGAGAGCGACGACGTCGAGCTGTCCTTCGAGGCGCGCCGGTGCATCCACTCGCGCGCGTGCGTGCTGGGGCGGCCCGACGTGTTCGTGCCCAACGTGGCCGGCGCCTGGCTGCACCCCGAGCGCGCCACGGCCGACGAGCTCGCCGCGCTGGCGCAGAGCTGCCCGTCGGGCGCGATCACCTACCGGCGCAAGGACGGCAAGCCCGACGAGCGGCCGCCGATCGTCAACCTCGTGCGCGTCCGCGAGCACGGGCCGCTGGCGTTCCACGGCGACCTGCGCATCGCCGACGAGGCGCCGCGCCTGCGCGCGACCCTGTGCCGGTGCGGCGCCAGCAAGCGCAAGCCGTACTGCGACGGCAGCCACACCGCGGCCGGCTTCCAGGCCACCGGCGAGCCCGCGAGCGTCGACGCGCCGGCGCTGGCGGTCCGCGACGGCGACGTCGAGATCCAGCCGCACAAGAACGGGCCGCTGCAGGTCACCGGCAACCTCGAGCTGGTCACCGGCACCGGCCGCACCTGCGGCCGCGTCACCGAGACCTGGCTGTGCCGGTGCGGCCACTCGCAGAACAAGCCCTACTGCGACGGCTCGCACACCCGCGCCGGCTTCGAGGCCGACGGCAGCTGA
- a CDS encoding GMC family oxidoreductase, translated as MTALVAVDGRTVQRRLEAEADVVIVGSGPAGATVAAELTARGVRVIIVEEGHHTAPAQVEASAVRAMAALYRDMGTSLAFGRATMPYLQGCAVGGTSVINGAICWRLPPEILTAWAAADPGLADALPPEVIAAHEARLEARLHVRPTDAAIAGAKNLLLARGADATGVAHRPIRRNTHACVGAGRCLQGCPHGAKLSMDRTLLPDAVAAGARIFAGCRVERIERHRGRAVAIRGVTACGAPLVVRARHAVVLAASAIQTPCLLRASGLTHGPVGDGLTAHPGVSVTARFEQPVRAWEGATQGHEVTGYRGLGLKLEALGFDLGLLAGRLPGVGAELARRLAELDRYAVWGAAVRASGRGRVRPGRRRPLVTYALTDDDVRRTRRAVRVLGEQFLAAGAVEVYPGVAGFDEVVRDRAALARLEAEGPLAPSAYTMSMTHLFGTARMGSVAATSVVRPDFRHHTTAGLYVADSSVFPTNLGVNPQIAIMALAARCAERVAG; from the coding sequence GTGACCGCGCTCGTCGCCGTCGACGGCCGGACGGTGCAGCGGCGGCTCGAGGCCGAGGCCGACGTGGTGATCGTGGGCTCGGGCCCGGCCGGCGCCACGGTCGCCGCCGAGCTGACCGCGCGCGGCGTGCGGGTGATCATCGTCGAGGAGGGCCACCACACCGCGCCGGCGCAGGTCGAGGCCAGCGCGGTGCGGGCGATGGCGGCCCTGTACCGCGACATGGGCACGTCCCTGGCGTTCGGCCGCGCGACCATGCCGTACCTGCAGGGCTGCGCGGTCGGCGGCACCTCGGTGATCAACGGCGCGATCTGCTGGCGGCTGCCGCCCGAGATCCTGACGGCCTGGGCCGCCGCCGATCCCGGGCTCGCCGACGCGCTGCCGCCCGAGGTCATCGCCGCCCACGAGGCCCGGCTCGAGGCCCGCCTGCACGTGCGACCCACCGACGCCGCGATCGCCGGCGCCAAGAACCTCTTGCTCGCGCGCGGCGCCGACGCGACCGGCGTCGCCCACCGCCCGATCCGCCGCAACACCCACGCCTGCGTCGGGGCCGGGCGCTGCCTGCAGGGCTGCCCGCACGGCGCCAAGCTGTCGATGGATCGCACGCTCCTGCCCGACGCCGTCGCCGCCGGCGCGCGGATCTTCGCCGGCTGCCGGGTCGAGCGGATCGAGCGCCACCGCGGCCGCGCGGTCGCGATCCGCGGCGTCACCGCCTGCGGCGCGCCGCTGGTCGTGCGCGCCCGCCACGCGGTCGTGCTGGCCGCGAGCGCGATCCAGACGCCGTGCCTGCTGCGCGCGAGCGGGCTCACCCACGGCCCGGTCGGCGACGGGCTCACCGCGCACCCGGGCGTGTCGGTGACCGCGCGCTTCGAGCAGCCGGTGCGCGCGTGGGAGGGCGCGACCCAGGGCCACGAGGTCACCGGCTACCGCGGCCTTGGCCTCAAGCTCGAGGCGCTGGGCTTCGACCTCGGGCTCCTGGCCGGGCGCCTGCCCGGCGTCGGCGCCGAGCTCGCGCGGCGCCTGGCCGAGCTCGATCGCTACGCGGTCTGGGGCGCGGCGGTGCGCGCCAGCGGCCGCGGTCGGGTCCGACCCGGGCGCCGCCGCCCGCTGGTCACCTACGCGCTGACCGACGACGACGTCCGCCGGACCCGGCGCGCGGTGCGCGTGCTGGGCGAGCAGTTCCTGGCCGCCGGCGCGGTCGAGGTCTACCCGGGCGTGGCCGGCTTCGACGAGGTCGTCCGCGATCGGGCGGCGCTGGCGCGGCTCGAGGCCGAGGGCCCGCTCGCGCCGAGCGCCTACACGATGTCGATGACCCACCTGTTCGGGACCGCGCGGATGGGCAGCGTCGCCGCGACCAGCGTGGTGCGCCCCGACTTCCGCCACCACACCACCGCCGGGCTCTACGTCGCCGACTCGAGCGTGTTCCCGACCAACCTGGGCGTGAACCCGCAGATCGCGATCATGGCGCTCGCGGCCCGCTGCGCCGAGCGCGTCGCCGGCTGA
- a CDS encoding alpha/beta fold hydrolase, with the protein MTTHRPPGILSSLLALAARARRGPPAVGLTPCDEVWRENKWRLLRYRATRPPAERWRTPILLVPSLINRYYVLDLAPGRSFVEYLVAAGHDVFIIDWGTPTAEDRFVTFDDVCHRYLGRAVRKTAAYSPDGVCHVLGYCLGGTLATIYTAAEPARVASLVALAAPIDFAHGGLLATWTRSPGFDVDALVDGFGNVPWPLMQASFQLLKPTANLAKLVGLLDRAWDDEFLDGFMATERWGNDNVSFPGACYRRYIGDLYRDNALVAGTMRLGGKPARLDAIDCPVLAVTFEHDHIVPTAAATALLAHVSSPDQAQLHLRGGHVGAVVSKKAAAGLWPQLSRWWAVRDTDAARGLGDDADDGDAADGHGDADDAGADDDAAADDADGPDADAPAPS; encoded by the coding sequence ATGACCACGCACCGCCCGCCCGGGATCCTGTCGAGCCTGCTGGCCCTGGCCGCGCGGGCCCGGCGCGGTCCGCCCGCGGTCGGGCTGACGCCGTGCGACGAGGTCTGGCGCGAGAACAAGTGGCGGCTCCTGCGCTACCGCGCGACCCGCCCGCCGGCCGAGCGCTGGCGCACGCCGATCCTGCTGGTGCCGTCGCTGATCAACCGCTACTACGTGCTCGACCTCGCGCCCGGGCGCAGCTTCGTCGAGTACCTGGTCGCGGCTGGCCACGACGTCTTCATCATCGACTGGGGCACGCCGACGGCCGAGGACCGCTTCGTCACGTTCGACGACGTGTGCCACCGCTACCTCGGGCGCGCGGTCCGCAAGACCGCCGCCTACTCCCCCGACGGCGTGTGCCACGTGCTCGGCTACTGCCTGGGCGGCACGCTGGCGACGATCTACACCGCCGCCGAGCCCGCGCGGGTCGCGTCGCTGGTGGCGCTGGCGGCGCCGATCGACTTCGCCCACGGCGGCCTGCTGGCCACGTGGACCCGCAGCCCCGGCTTCGACGTCGACGCGCTGGTCGACGGCTTCGGCAACGTGCCGTGGCCGCTGATGCAGGCGTCGTTCCAGCTGCTCAAGCCCACCGCCAACCTGGCCAAGCTGGTCGGCCTGCTCGATCGCGCGTGGGACGACGAGTTCCTCGACGGGTTCATGGCCACCGAGCGCTGGGGCAACGACAACGTGTCGTTCCCGGGCGCGTGCTACCGCCGCTACATCGGCGACCTCTACCGCGACAACGCGCTGGTCGCCGGCACGATGCGGCTCGGCGGCAAGCCGGCCCGGCTCGACGCGATCGACTGCCCGGTGCTCGCGGTCACGTTCGAGCACGACCACATCGTCCCGACCGCCGCCGCCACCGCGCTGCTCGCGCACGTGAGCTCGCCCGACCAGGCCCAGCTCCACCTGCGCGGCGGCCACGTCGGCGCGGTGGTGTCGAAGAAGGCCGCCGCCGGCCTGTGGCCCCAGCTCAGCCGCTGGTGGGCCGTGCGCGACACCGACGCCGCCCGCGGCCTGGGCGACGACGCCGACGACGGCGACGCCGCCGACGGTCACGGTGATGCCGACGATGCCGGCGCCGACGACGACGCGGCGGCCGACGACGCCGACGGCCCCGATGCCGACGCGCCCGCGCCGAGCTGA
- a CDS encoding AMP-binding protein, whose product MDVEPLVTPRPAPCAVLDHVAARGDRVRFRVHQPDGTWAPVTWREFARQIRAVAAGLIGRGIGPGDCVAMFGGNSVAWAAAALGIQAAGATMVPIYPASTGAAARYVLDHAGCRAVFVSTAQRPALAAADTDVRAIGLDDGTWADFVAGGEHADRLEPAVVDARVAAIALDDVGLMLYTSGTSGPPKGVPLSHANVGVNGADWLRSNAALLAPDDRDLLWLPFSHIFGWGELCNGNVLGWESWMCAPADVMTVFPEVAPHVFLSVPAYWEKLARAVDAAAGPAADGDAAARRAAFARITGGQVRFALSGGAGLKREIKEQLRDLGLVVIEGYGLTETSPTLTLNRPERYRFDAVGLPLPSVELKLAADGEILARGPSVFRGYHKDPDATARAFTDDGWFQTGDVGRFTDDGFLQIVDRKKDILVTAGGKNVPPVNVEARFVSEPAIERVVVYGDAKPYLVAAVWVSGAVAAAEREAAVAAAVERVNRDLARFESIKKFWIADEPLTVEGGLLTSSLKLRRKAVYDRYRDRFEALYG is encoded by the coding sequence GTGGACGTCGAACCCCTGGTCACGCCCCGGCCGGCGCCGTGCGCCGTGCTCGATCACGTCGCCGCGCGCGGCGACCGCGTCCGCTTCCGCGTGCACCAGCCCGACGGCACCTGGGCGCCGGTGACCTGGCGCGAGTTCGCGCGCCAGATCCGCGCGGTCGCGGCCGGGCTGATCGGTCGCGGCATCGGTCCCGGCGACTGCGTCGCGATGTTCGGCGGCAACTCGGTGGCGTGGGCCGCCGCCGCCCTCGGCATCCAGGCCGCGGGCGCGACGATGGTGCCGATCTATCCGGCCTCGACCGGCGCCGCCGCCCGCTACGTGCTCGATCACGCCGGCTGTCGGGCGGTGTTCGTCTCGACCGCCCAGCGCCCGGCGCTGGCCGCGGCCGACACCGACGTCCGCGCGATCGGGCTCGACGACGGCACCTGGGCCGACTTCGTCGCCGGCGGCGAGCACGCCGACCGCCTCGAGCCGGCGGTCGTCGACGCGCGGGTCGCGGCGATCGCGCTCGACGACGTCGGCCTGATGCTCTACACCAGCGGCACCTCGGGGCCGCCCAAGGGCGTGCCGCTGTCGCACGCCAACGTCGGCGTCAACGGCGCCGACTGGCTGCGCTCCAACGCGGCGCTGCTCGCGCCCGACGACCGCGACCTCCTGTGGCTGCCGTTCTCGCACATCTTCGGCTGGGGCGAGCTGTGCAACGGCAACGTGCTCGGCTGGGAGAGCTGGATGTGCGCGCCCGCCGACGTCATGACGGTCTTCCCCGAGGTCGCGCCGCACGTGTTCCTGAGCGTGCCGGCCTACTGGGAGAAGCTGGCGCGCGCGGTCGACGCCGCCGCCGGCCCCGCCGCCGACGGTGACGCCGCGGCCCGCCGCGCCGCGTTCGCGCGCATCACCGGCGGGCAGGTGCGGTTCGCGCTGTCGGGCGGCGCCGGCCTCAAGCGCGAGATCAAGGAGCAGCTGCGCGACCTCGGCCTGGTCGTGATCGAGGGCTACGGCCTGACCGAGACCTCGCCGACGCTCACGCTCAACCGCCCCGAGCGCTACCGCTTCGACGCGGTCGGCCTGCCGTTGCCGTCGGTCGAGCTCAAGCTCGCCGCCGACGGCGAGATCCTGGCGCGCGGCCCGAGCGTGTTCCGCGGCTACCACAAGGACCCCGACGCCACCGCCCGGGCCTTCACCGACGACGGCTGGTTCCAGACCGGCGACGTCGGCCGCTTCACCGACGACGGCTTCCTGCAGATCGTCGATCGCAAGAAGGACATCCTGGTCACCGCCGGCGGCAAGAACGTGCCGCCGGTCAACGTCGAGGCCCGGTTCGTCAGCGAGCCGGCGATCGAGCGGGTCGTGGTCTACGGCGACGCCAAGCCCTACCTGGTCGCGGCGGTCTGGGTCAGCGGCGCGGTCGCGGCCGCCGAGCGCGAGGCCGCCGTCGCCGCCGCGGTCGAGCGGGTCAACCGCGACCTGGCCCGGTTCGAGTCGATCAAGAAGTTCTGGATCGCCGACGAGCCGCTCACCGTCGAGGGCGGCCTGCTGACGTCGTCGCTCAAGCTGCGCCGCAAGGCGGTGTACGATCGCTACCGCGACCGCTTCGAGGCCCTGTACGGATGA